Proteins encoded together in one Quercus lobata isolate SW786 chromosome 3, ValleyOak3.0 Primary Assembly, whole genome shotgun sequence window:
- the LOC115981333 gene encoding F-box/LRR-repeat protein At2g40920-like, with translation MGLTSSRYLNPLFCFHGPNDHDPILTYNPTTQQTLTLPFDPPIPVATATTWDIKTHFGFDPITKLHKILRVKWIEPIPPSIPRVINMECMVLTLGKGSWRKINTVLPFDCTKFGNGGESLCINGAIHWLTCYGDSIVAFDLKDENFRLIPLPHDYKEETYVPIRLKYERLIEVGGRLALIGDTDYKRDYIMHMWILKDYHNHVWVKKRILYPVSWINCGQPVPIGTISTGEILLKPLSLYKTKSLAWLLFYDMDGRGFKKVDITGLPEWVHSGGPRIIRTIAVYG, from the coding sequence ATGGGTCTTACTTCTTCCCGATATCTCAACCCCTTGTTCTGCTTTCACGGCCCTAACGATCACGACCCTATTCTCACCTACAACCCCACCACCCAACAAACTCTCACTCTTCCTTTTGATCCTCCAATCCCTGTTGCAACTGCAACTACTTGGGACATCAAAACCCATTTTGGCTTCGACCCTATAACCAAACTCCACAAAATCCTTCGTGTGAAATGGATAGAACCCATTCCACCATCAATTCCTAGAGTTATTAATATGGAGTGCATGGTTTTGACACTAGGCAAGGGGTCTTGGAGAAAGATAAACACTGTTCTGCCTTTTGATTGTACCAAGTTTGGTAATGGTGGGGAAAGTCTCTGTATTAATGGTGCAATACATTGGTTAACATGTTATGGGGATTCCATTGTGGCTTTTGATCTCAAAGATGAAAACTTTAGACTAATACCACTTCCCCATGACTACAAAGAAGAAACCTATGTACCGATACGTTTGAAATATGAACGGTTAATTGAGGTTGGTGGGCGCTTGGCTTTGATTGGTGACACGGATTATAAACGAGATTACATAATGCATATGTGGATACTAAAGGATTACCACAATCATGTGTGGGTTAAGAAGAGAATACTCTACCCAGTTAGTTGGATCAATTGTGGTCAACCTGTTCCTATTGGGACTATTTCCACAGGCGAGATATTGCTAAAGCCGCTATCTTTGTATAAGACTAAGAGTCTTGCGTGGCTGCTTTTCTATGATATGGATGGACGAGGCTTCAAGAAGGTTGACATCACTGGCTTGCCTGAATGGGTTCATTCGGGTGGTCCTCGAATCATCAGAACCATTGCTGTATATGGGTGA